The proteins below come from a single Pyramidobacter porci genomic window:
- the ychF gene encoding redox-regulated ATPase YchF, giving the protein MKLGIVGLPNVGKSTLFNAITAAGADASNYPFCTIEPNVGVVEVPDPRLKVLSDMFHSVKITPAVVEFYDIAGLVRGASKGEGLGNKFLANIREASAIVQVVRCFENPNIVHVDGSVNPARDIETIELELILSDLEMVERNLARLEKLAKADKKLAPNLELLRRTKETLEAGKLVRTLELNNEEKQYLRGLNLLSDKPMLYVANIAEDEIGTTALSEYAQVVCDHAKAEGAEFVTICAQIEAEIAELDAAEKAEYLQALGLKEAGLDRLISAGYRLLGLISFLTAGEKESRAWPIRGGTLAPQAAGTIHSDFERGFIRAQIVGYDDLIACGSIAEAKAKGLLRLEGKEYVMQDGDVVEFRFNV; this is encoded by the coding sequence TTGAAATTAGGTATTGTAGGTCTGCCGAACGTGGGCAAGAGCACGCTTTTCAATGCCATCACAGCCGCCGGGGCGGACGCCTCGAACTATCCTTTCTGCACGATCGAACCCAACGTCGGCGTGGTGGAAGTGCCCGATCCGCGCCTCAAAGTCCTCTCCGATATGTTTCATTCGGTCAAGATCACGCCTGCCGTCGTCGAATTTTACGACATTGCCGGTCTTGTGCGCGGCGCCAGCAAAGGAGAAGGCTTGGGGAACAAATTTCTCGCCAATATCCGCGAGGCCAGCGCCATCGTTCAGGTGGTGCGCTGCTTCGAGAACCCCAACATCGTTCACGTGGACGGTTCCGTGAATCCGGCCCGCGACATCGAGACCATTGAACTGGAGCTGATCCTTTCCGACCTGGAAATGGTGGAACGGAACCTTGCCAGGCTGGAGAAACTGGCGAAAGCCGACAAAAAACTGGCTCCCAACCTCGAACTGCTGCGTCGGACAAAGGAAACGCTCGAAGCCGGCAAACTGGTGCGCACTCTTGAGTTGAACAATGAAGAAAAGCAGTATCTTCGCGGTCTGAATCTCCTGTCCGACAAGCCGATGCTCTATGTGGCCAATATCGCCGAGGACGAAATCGGTACGACGGCGCTGAGCGAGTACGCTCAGGTGGTCTGCGACCATGCGAAGGCCGAAGGGGCGGAGTTCGTGACGATATGCGCTCAGATCGAAGCCGAGATCGCCGAACTCGATGCGGCGGAAAAAGCGGAATATCTTCAGGCGCTCGGGCTGAAGGAGGCCGGGCTGGATCGTCTGATTTCCGCGGGCTACCGTCTGCTTGGGCTGATTTCGTTCTTGACGGCGGGAGAAAAGGAGTCGCGCGCCTGGCCGATTCGCGGAGGAACTTTGGCTCCGCAGGCGGCCGGCACGATTCACAGCGATTTCGAGCGCGGTTTTATTCGCGCCCAGATCGTCGGTTATGACGATCTGATCGCCTGCGGCTCGATCGCCGAAGCGAAGGCGAAGGGGCTGCTCCGTCTTGAAGGAAAAGAGTATGTCATGCAGGATGGCGACGTGGTGGAATTCCGTTTTAACGTTTAA
- a CDS encoding polysaccharide biosynthesis protein, translated as MENRSLQIVRAWRSLGTQNGCVALIDALLLSLAVYISYALRFSIFLEHAATYGIFAAGPLYVAAVMLSFYAGGVYRIYWLQTSIEELLILLKAYVLACVVLIGLYIGIDVPFVVPLSVMGMLVLCGFAFLTLLRLSWRLTLKEHNGRPLRKTLIVGAGEAGALLARDLKRHDSDFNVIGFLDDDPAKSKKTVAGIPVLGALGDLIGIVGAERISDVLVALPSAPAVRVRDLLNELLSLKISVRILPSLQELADGTVTLNKLRKVRLEDLLSREPVVLDTQQIGQLLRGRVVLISGAGGSIGSEIVRQILPYAPETLVVLGHGEHSIYTLLEELRERACRVKLVPIIADVADERAVEEVFSRWRPDIVFHAAAHKHVPLMECNVREAIRTNALGTWTLGRMAGKYNARRFVMISTDKAVNPSSVMGASKRIAEMALTELQQDSPQTAYVAVRFGNVLGSRGSVVPKFERQIAAGGPVTVTHPQMSRYFMLISEAAGLVLQTAAIGLPGRIYLLDMGKPVNIAEVARTLIRLNGYDPDRDVRIAYTGIRPGEKLFEELFYDEKHVEATSHPKIFCARISEEGYAEVKGMLGKIKTLLEEPEIVSSLAKVVPEYRSSGEAAGEK; from the coding sequence GTGGAGAATCGGAGCCTTCAGATCGTCAGGGCGTGGCGCAGCCTGGGCACCCAAAACGGCTGCGTGGCCCTGATCGATGCGCTTCTGTTGAGCCTGGCGGTCTATATAAGCTATGCCTTGAGATTCTCGATCTTTCTGGAGCACGCGGCGACTTATGGAATCTTTGCGGCGGGGCCGCTTTACGTCGCCGCCGTCATGCTTTCGTTTTATGCCGGCGGGGTCTATCGGATCTACTGGCTGCAGACGAGCATCGAAGAGCTTCTGATTCTGTTGAAAGCCTATGTGCTGGCCTGTGTCGTGCTGATCGGGCTGTATATTGGGATCGACGTTCCGTTCGTGGTGCCGCTGAGCGTTATGGGAATGCTGGTCCTCTGCGGTTTTGCCTTCCTGACGCTGTTGCGCCTCTCATGGCGGTTGACTTTGAAAGAACACAACGGACGTCCGCTCAGGAAAACGCTGATCGTCGGCGCCGGGGAAGCGGGCGCGCTTTTGGCTCGCGACCTGAAACGGCATGATTCTGACTTCAACGTCATCGGCTTTCTCGATGACGATCCGGCCAAATCGAAAAAGACAGTCGCCGGCATTCCCGTTCTCGGGGCGCTCGGCGATCTGATCGGCATTGTCGGGGCCGAGCGGATCAGCGACGTTCTGGTGGCGTTGCCTTCCGCCCCGGCCGTCAGAGTCCGCGATCTCCTGAACGAACTTCTGTCCTTGAAGATTTCCGTCCGCATTCTGCCCTCGCTGCAGGAACTCGCGGACGGCACGGTGACTCTGAACAAATTGCGCAAGGTCCGCCTCGAGGATTTGTTGTCCAGGGAGCCCGTCGTGCTTGACACGCAGCAGATCGGCCAGCTTCTTCGCGGTCGTGTCGTCCTGATTTCCGGCGCGGGAGGATCGATCGGCAGCGAAATCGTCCGCCAGATTCTGCCTTACGCGCCTGAGACGCTGGTTGTGCTTGGTCACGGCGAGCACTCGATTTACACTCTGCTGGAGGAATTGCGGGAAAGAGCATGCCGCGTCAAACTTGTGCCGATAATTGCCGATGTCGCTGATGAAAGAGCGGTGGAAGAAGTTTTTTCCCGGTGGCGCCCCGACATCGTTTTTCACGCGGCGGCTCACAAGCACGTGCCGCTGATGGAATGCAACGTCCGCGAGGCGATCCGTACCAACGCTCTTGGCACATGGACTCTCGGCAGAATGGCCGGCAAATATAATGCACGTCGTTTTGTGATGATTTCCACGGACAAGGCGGTCAATCCGAGCAGCGTCATGGGGGCCAGCAAGCGAATTGCCGAAATGGCTCTGACGGAATTGCAGCAGGACTCCCCACAGACCGCCTACGTGGCAGTGCGATTTGGTAATGTCCTCGGCAGCCGCGGCAGCGTTGTTCCCAAGTTCGAGCGCCAGATCGCGGCGGGCGGCCCCGTAACGGTGACTCACCCCCAGATGAGTCGGTATTTTATGCTCATCTCCGAGGCTGCCGGTCTGGTACTGCAGACGGCGGCCATCGGTTTGCCGGGAAGGATTTACCTTCTGGACATGGGAAAGCCCGTCAATATCGCCGAGGTCGCCCGGACGCTGATCCGTCTGAACGGGTACGATCCGGACCGCGATGTCAGGATCGCGTACACCGGCATTCGTCCAGGCGAGAAACTCTTTGAAGAACTTTTTTACGATGAGAAACACGTGGAAGCGACCTCGCACCCGAAAATTTTCTGCGCGAGAATCTCTGAAGAAGGATACGCCGAAGTCAAAGGAATGCTTGGCAAAATCAAAACGCTTCTTGAGGAGCCTGAAATCGTGTCGTCTCTTGCGAAGGTCGTCCCGGAATATAGAAGTTCGGGCGAAGCGGCTGGGGAAAAATGA
- a CDS encoding type II secretion system protein, with protein MTRGRRRKAFSLTEVLIGMAVVLTLSAGLFNTLRTESVQELAKRDMDNLRQWLDSAIVRADRWRCSFYLSVYMPSNLSAPHFMTLRWLGRHSGSAAGEKFSANTKVRWRLNGTCRNFTYRWQTHTVTPAFVITACEASGRNTGEALTLSLRGLLRRTSSQ; from the coding sequence ATGACGCGGGGACGGCGGCGGAAAGCTTTTTCTCTGACGGAAGTCCTGATCGGCATGGCGGTCGTCCTCACGCTTTCGGCGGGACTTTTCAATACGCTGCGCACCGAATCCGTTCAGGAGCTGGCCAAAAGGGATATGGACAATCTGAGGCAGTGGCTTGATTCGGCCATAGTTCGGGCGGATCGCTGGCGGTGCAGTTTTTATCTGAGCGTTTATATGCCCTCGAATTTGTCTGCGCCGCATTTCATGACGCTGCGCTGGCTTGGCAGACATTCGGGCAGCGCGGCAGGAGAGAAGTTCAGCGCCAATACAAAAGTTCGCTGGCGTCTAAATGGAACTTGCCGCAATTTCACGTATCGTTGGCAGACTCATACAGTCACGCCGGCGTTCGTAATCACAGCGTGCGAAGCAAGCGGGCGAAATACCGGGGAGGCCCTGACGCTGTCCTTGCGAGGGTTGCTCCGTCGCACGAGTTCGCAGTAA
- the lepB gene encoding signal peptidase I has product MVIREWWENLIAPAVRLWEKMIPAAWLRETLETVIWAVVLALLLKTFVIQAFWIPSGSMLPTLLEGDRVLVCKFEYLLRSPRRGDIFVFKYPKDPGVDYVKRLIALPGDKFEVRNGVVWINDQKVDEPYVTFRDTYNHAPVVVPEKSYIALGDNRPNSADSRYWGYVPEQNIRGPVILRYWPLNRIGLVK; this is encoded by the coding sequence ATGGTGATCAGGGAATGGTGGGAGAATTTGATCGCTCCCGCTGTCAGGCTTTGGGAAAAGATGATTCCCGCGGCGTGGCTTCGCGAGACTTTGGAAACCGTGATCTGGGCGGTCGTGCTGGCTCTTCTGCTGAAGACGTTCGTTATTCAGGCGTTCTGGATCCCCAGCGGTTCGATGCTTCCCACGCTGCTTGAGGGAGATCGCGTTCTGGTCTGCAAATTTGAATATTTGCTTCGTTCTCCGCGCCGTGGGGACATCTTTGTCTTCAAGTATCCCAAAGATCCCGGCGTCGATTACGTGAAGCGCCTGATCGCCCTGCCCGGCGATAAATTCGAGGTGCGAAACGGCGTTGTCTGGATCAACGACCAAAAAGTCGACGAGCCCTACGTGACGTTCCGCGACACGTACAATCACGCGCCGGTCGTCGTGCCCGAAAAATCGTACATCGCGCTCGGCGATAACCGCCCCAACTCGGCCGACAGTCGTTATTGGGGCTACGTGCCCGAACAGAATATCCGCGGCCCCGTGATCCTGCGCTACTGGCCGCTGAACAGGATCGGACTGGTAAAATAA
- a CDS encoding YlqF/YawG family GTPase: protein MAGRTAWFPGHMAKGTRQLEELLDKLDVIVEVRDARAPELTASPLTRKFARRKPVWIVMTKRDLADQDVTAQWLGYYKSGKREAWAFDLLSRQIAPLKQAFTRCKPKYRELRVAVVGIPNVGKSALLNLLIGKKSAPVGGIPGVTRGVSWYRGGDSLVVDSPGILDPRSGAAIQKALAWLGCSKADVIGGYDTVACSLIDYLQRQGLWRFIEEKWGVPADPEDTVAVLEAVGRRLGCLVSGGMVDYTLAGRRFLESFSTGKLGKFSLESPTMPAAEKLQAPEDGDEDE, encoded by the coding sequence ATGGCGGGCAGAACGGCATGGTTCCCCGGCCACATGGCCAAGGGGACCCGGCAGCTGGAAGAACTTCTCGACAAGCTCGACGTGATCGTCGAGGTCCGCGACGCGCGCGCTCCCGAGCTGACGGCGTCGCCGCTGACGAGAAAATTTGCGCGGCGCAAGCCCGTCTGGATCGTCATGACCAAACGGGATCTGGCGGATCAGGACGTCACGGCGCAATGGCTCGGCTATTACAAAAGCGGCAAGCGCGAGGCGTGGGCGTTCGATCTGCTGTCGCGCCAGATCGCGCCTTTGAAGCAGGCCTTCACGCGCTGCAAGCCAAAATATCGCGAGCTGCGGGTCGCGGTCGTGGGGATTCCCAACGTGGGCAAATCGGCGCTGCTGAATTTGCTGATCGGCAAAAAATCCGCGCCGGTCGGAGGCATTCCCGGCGTCACCCGCGGCGTCTCCTGGTATCGCGGCGGGGATTCCCTGGTCGTCGATTCGCCCGGCATCCTCGATCCGCGTTCCGGCGCCGCCATACAAAAGGCTCTGGCCTGGCTCGGCTGTTCCAAGGCGGATGTAATCGGAGGCTATGACACGGTCGCCTGTTCTTTGATCGACTATCTGCAGCGGCAGGGGCTCTGGCGCTTTATCGAGGAGAAATGGGGCGTCCCCGCCGATCCGGAAGACACGGTGGCCGTTCTCGAAGCGGTCGGGCGCCGTCTCGGCTGTCTTGTCAGCGGCGGGATGGTCGATTATACGCTCGCCGGACGGCGATTTCTCGAATCGTTCTCGACGGGGAAGCTGGGCAAATTTTCGCTGGAAAGTCCGACGATGCCGGCGGCTGAAAAACTTCAGGCGCCGGAGGACGGAGATGAGGACGAGTGA
- a CDS encoding ribonuclease HII, with protein MILAGVDEAGRGPLAGPVVAAAVVLTEAQREELIGLGLRDSKKMTPLRREKIFARMLELNVVWRAASASAERIDRLNILRATLWAMRRAVEKLPLGVDGVIVDGNQEIPGLSVYQQAVVGGDDIYPQISAASVVAKVLRDRVMTVYDGIYPGYGFARHKGYGTAAHRRAIAELGTTPIHRRSFSWR; from the coding sequence GTGATTCTGGCTGGAGTCGATGAAGCGGGGCGGGGCCCTCTGGCCGGTCCCGTCGTCGCGGCGGCGGTCGTGCTGACGGAAGCGCAGCGGGAAGAGCTGATCGGTTTAGGGCTCCGCGATTCGAAAAAGATGACGCCGTTGCGGCGGGAAAAGATATTTGCGCGCATGCTCGAACTGAACGTCGTTTGGCGCGCCGCGTCGGCGTCGGCCGAACGGATCGACCGGCTGAACATCCTGCGGGCGACTTTGTGGGCGATGCGCCGTGCGGTCGAAAAGCTCCCGCTCGGCGTCGACGGCGTGATCGTCGACGGCAACCAGGAGATCCCCGGCCTGAGCGTCTATCAGCAGGCGGTCGTCGGCGGCGACGATATCTATCCGCAAATTTCCGCGGCTTCCGTCGTCGCCAAAGTCCTCCGCGACCGCGTGATGACGGTTTACGACGGCATCTATCCCGGGTACGGTTTTGCCCGGCACAAGGGCTACGGGACCGCGGCGCACCGCCGTGCGATCGCCGAACTGGGGACAACGCCGATTCATAGAAGAAGTTTTTCATGGAGGTAA
- a CDS encoding YraN family protein, translating into MKQLTLNFKERIGQLLKPARPAKDTESGVLTQAERAFFLARERAAIGRWAEELAAGFLQAQGLKILERNVRERFSELDLIALEENVLVFVEVRCRRKNPLMSAQDSIGPLKWKRLVRGAELYTLRRRWRGEWRLDLVGVDVDRERWHLRWLRYLEMEGADDRGC; encoded by the coding sequence ATGAAACAACTCACGTTGAATTTTAAAGAGAGGATCGGCCAGCTGCTGAAGCCTGCGCGGCCTGCGAAAGATACCGAGAGCGGTGTCCTGACGCAGGCCGAGCGGGCTTTTTTTCTGGCGAGGGAGCGGGCGGCCATCGGCCGGTGGGCTGAGGAACTGGCCGCCGGCTTTTTGCAAGCGCAAGGGCTGAAGATTTTGGAGCGCAACGTGAGAGAACGCTTCTCCGAGCTGGATCTGATCGCTCTGGAAGAGAATGTGCTCGTCTTTGTGGAGGTGCGCTGCCGGCGCAAGAATCCGCTCATGTCGGCGCAGGATTCGATCGGACCGCTGAAATGGAAACGCCTGGTCCGCGGCGCCGAACTCTACACGCTGCGCCGTCGGTGGCGCGGCGAATGGCGGCTGGATCTGGTCGGCGTCGACGTGGATCGCGAACGCTGGCATTTGCGGTGGCTCAGATATCTGGAAATGGAAGGAGCGGATGACCGTGGCTGCTGA
- a CDS encoding YifB family Mg chelatase-like AAA ATPase → MTVAAEIQGITLRGIEALPVEVESEITSGMFSFSVVGLPDAAVRESRERVRAALRELDISIYGRIAVNLAPADLPKEGSLLDLPIAVALACEKEYCSPPGAAIYMGELALDGRVRSVRGAVPAAMLARSLGLPLFCPEGNAAEVALVDGVEAYRVPTLKDLLLFLRREKELNRVVKNMPPSELNAVEPDFADVKGQMTARRALEIAAAGHHNILLVGSPGSGKTLMARALQGILPPLSDDEFLETLLIRSAVGLPAPVDRRRPFRQVHHTASTVSICGGGSDVRPGEVSLAHRGVLFLDEFTEFRRDLIEALRQPLEDGFITVNRAAGSVTYPSRVLLVLAANPCACGWRGDPIEPCRCSGQELERYRRKFSGPMLDRVDLYVSVPRLTPQELLELGGTPRESGAEIRARVVKARKRQWERKGRVGAECNAELSEKMLRREIGLSVEARKYLTAMAERLRLSGRGLSRVLRVARTIADLAGDRNVDDRAVAEALAYRDSGVLE, encoded by the coding sequence ATGACCGTGGCTGCTGAAATACAAGGCATCACGCTGCGCGGCATCGAAGCGCTGCCGGTGGAAGTGGAATCGGAGATCACGTCGGGAATGTTCTCCTTTTCGGTCGTGGGGCTGCCCGACGCGGCGGTGCGCGAATCGCGCGAACGCGTGCGCGCGGCGCTGCGCGAGCTGGACATCTCCATTTACGGCCGCATCGCCGTCAACCTCGCTCCGGCCGATCTGCCCAAGGAGGGAAGCCTGCTCGATCTGCCGATCGCGGTGGCTCTGGCCTGCGAGAAAGAGTATTGTTCTCCGCCCGGCGCAGCGATTTATATGGGCGAACTGGCCCTGGACGGGCGCGTGCGCTCCGTCCGGGGAGCAGTCCCGGCGGCGATGCTGGCGCGTTCGCTGGGCCTGCCGCTTTTCTGTCCCGAAGGCAACGCCGCGGAAGTGGCGCTGGTCGATGGCGTTGAGGCGTACCGCGTGCCGACGCTGAAAGATCTTTTGCTCTTTCTGCGTCGCGAGAAAGAGTTGAATCGAGTCGTCAAAAACATGCCGCCTTCGGAGTTGAACGCCGTCGAACCGGATTTCGCGGACGTGAAAGGACAGATGACGGCGAGAAGAGCTCTCGAAATCGCGGCTGCCGGCCATCACAACATTTTGCTTGTCGGCTCTCCGGGCAGCGGCAAGACGCTGATGGCGCGCGCCTTGCAGGGCATTTTGCCGCCGCTGTCCGACGACGAATTTCTCGAAACGCTGCTGATCCGGAGCGCCGTCGGTTTGCCCGCGCCCGTTGACCGACGCCGGCCTTTCCGACAAGTTCACCATACCGCGAGCACCGTCTCCATTTGCGGAGGCGGCAGCGACGTCCGCCCCGGCGAAGTCAGCCTCGCGCACCGCGGCGTGCTGTTCCTCGACGAATTCACGGAATTCCGCCGGGATCTGATCGAGGCGCTGCGTCAGCCGCTGGAAGACGGTTTCATCACGGTGAACCGGGCGGCGGGCAGCGTCACGTACCCGAGCCGGGTTTTGCTCGTGCTGGCGGCCAATCCGTGCGCCTGCGGCTGGCGCGGAGATCCGATCGAGCCGTGCCGCTGCAGCGGCCAGGAACTGGAGCGTTACAGAAGAAAATTCTCCGGTCCGATGCTGGACCGAGTGGATCTCTACGTCTCGGTGCCGCGTTTGACGCCGCAAGAACTGCTCGAACTGGGCGGAACTCCCAGAGAAAGCGGCGCGGAAATCCGCGCCCGGGTCGTGAAAGCCCGGAAGCGGCAATGGGAGCGCAAAGGACGCGTCGGCGCGGAGTGCAACGCGGAATTGTCCGAGAAGATGCTGCGGCGCGAAATAGGCTTGAGCGTCGAGGCGCGAAAATATCTGACCGCGATGGCCGAACGCCTGCGGCTTTCCGGGCGCGGTTTGAGCCGCGTCCTGCGCGTCGCCCGCACCATCGCCGACCTTGCGGGCGACCGGAACGTGGATGACCGCGCGGTTGCCGAAGCGCTGGCCTACAGGGATTCGGGAGTGCTGGAATGA
- the dprA gene encoding DNA-processing protein DprA, whose protein sequence is MNELELCVWLNGCEGLSANVLQHVDLSDGPEKIVEKLRRGGIVSQRGAEKLKKLARENWHEKEIARAENAGIFLISWYSNERYPSRLRDIAEPPLILYAKGNLPNFESAYSVVGTRRCTPYGFKVAALIGKGLSRAGMIVVSGGARGIDGAAHGGALENDGTTVAVLGTGVNVVWPPEHDELFGNILRRGALLSEYPLDTCGRAWRFPRRNRIIAGLSKALIVVESPLKGGAMITARLAMEMGRDVWAVPGRIDERICEGSNRLILDGASPLVNVADFIDHVSHFGQLDLFAPLELGDDERRVLDCLSDQGDLTLDQISKRTGISAVELMRLISGLQVQSLIYTSGGGRWRAVPH, encoded by the coding sequence ATGAATGAACTGGAATTGTGCGTCTGGCTGAACGGGTGTGAAGGACTTTCGGCAAACGTGCTCCAGCATGTGGATCTCTCCGACGGACCGGAAAAAATCGTTGAAAAACTGCGCCGCGGCGGAATCGTTTCTCAGCGCGGCGCCGAGAAATTGAAAAAATTGGCTCGGGAAAACTGGCACGAAAAGGAGATCGCGCGCGCGGAAAACGCTGGTATTTTTTTAATTTCATGGTACAGTAATGAAAGATATCCGTCTCGCTTGCGCGACATCGCCGAACCGCCGCTGATACTTTACGCGAAAGGGAATTTACCGAACTTCGAATCGGCGTATTCGGTCGTAGGAACGCGCCGCTGTACTCCCTACGGGTTCAAAGTCGCCGCACTGATTGGCAAGGGATTGTCGCGCGCGGGAATGATCGTCGTCAGCGGCGGCGCGCGCGGTATCGACGGCGCCGCACACGGCGGCGCGCTGGAAAACGACGGAACGACCGTGGCCGTTTTGGGGACGGGCGTGAACGTCGTCTGGCCGCCCGAACACGACGAGCTTTTCGGCAACATCCTGCGCCGCGGCGCGCTGCTCAGCGAGTATCCTCTGGACACTTGCGGACGGGCCTGGCGTTTCCCCCGCCGCAACCGCATCATCGCGGGGCTGTCGAAAGCGCTGATCGTTGTGGAATCGCCGCTCAAAGGCGGTGCGATGATCACGGCGCGCCTGGCCATGGAAATGGGGCGCGACGTGTGGGCGGTGCCGGGGCGGATCGACGAACGGATCTGCGAGGGCAGCAATCGCCTCATTCTCGACGGCGCTTCGCCGCTGGTCAACGTGGCGGATTTTATCGATCATGTCAGTCATTTCGGGCAGCTCGACCTGTTCGCTCCGCTGGAACTCGGCGACGATGAACGGCGGGTTCTGGACTGTCTTTCCGATCAGGGAGACCTGACGCTGGATCAGATCTCAAAGAGAACCGGCATTTCTGCGGTAGAATTGATGCGCTTGATTTCCGGACTTCAGGTTCAGTCGCTTATTTACACTTCAGGGGGCGGGCGCTGGAGAGCGGTTCCACATTAG
- a CDS encoding pyruvate, water dikinase regulatory protein — translation MSTDSYELFSSEAEQNGVKLEIFIVSDFTGETAESVTRAALRQFDEARHVVALRRFRTVDTIDKLINICWQAKENKAIIVCTLVAQSVREALMRYAGEMGLKVIDLIGPTLDTISARLGIPPKGTPGSQHKLDEAYFRRVKALEFSSTCDDGANPNLLPEAELVIVGVSRTCKTPLSMYLANKGIRTANVPLVPELAPPDELFTLPHGRIIGLVIQPEALRKIRRERLQIIGLDPDKAFYAQEGRVKAELDYARHIMERLQIKAIDVTGRALEETAQVVLDYLREQGCSALLD, via the coding sequence ATGAGTACGGACAGTTACGAACTTTTCTCTTCTGAAGCCGAACAGAACGGCGTGAAGCTGGAGATCTTCATCGTTTCCGATTTTACGGGCGAAACCGCCGAAAGCGTGACGCGCGCCGCGCTGCGCCAGTTCGACGAGGCGCGGCACGTCGTGGCGCTGCGCCGTTTCCGCACGGTCGACACGATCGACAAGCTGATCAACATCTGCTGGCAGGCGAAGGAAAACAAGGCGATCATCGTCTGCACTCTGGTGGCGCAGTCGGTGCGCGAGGCCCTGATGCGTTACGCCGGGGAGATGGGGCTGAAAGTCATCGATCTGATCGGCCCGACGCTGGATACGATCTCGGCCCGGCTGGGAATTCCTCCCAAGGGGACTCCGGGGTCGCAGCACAAACTCGACGAGGCCTATTTTCGCCGCGTCAAGGCCCTCGAGTTTTCGAGCACCTGCGATGACGGCGCCAATCCCAACCTCCTTCCGGAAGCCGAACTGGTCATCGTCGGCGTTTCGCGGACCTGCAAGACGCCTCTGTCGATGTATCTGGCCAACAAAGGCATCCGCACCGCCAATGTTCCGCTCGTTCCTGAACTGGCGCCGCCGGATGAACTTTTCACGCTGCCGCACGGCCGCATCATCGGTCTGGTCATCCAGCCCGAAGCGTTGCGCAAGATTCGCCGGGAACGGCTGCAAATCATCGGTCTCGATCCCGACAAGGCTTTTTACGCTCAGGAGGGCCGCGTCAAAGCCGAGCTCGATTACGCGCGCCATATTATGGAGCGCCTGCAGATCAAAGCGATCGACGTGACGGGCCGCGCTCTGGAGGAGACGGCTCAGGTCGTTCTGGACTATCTTCGCGAGCAGGGCTGCTCTGCTCTGCTGGATTGA